A section of the Bryobacteraceae bacterium genome encodes:
- a CDS encoding 50S ribosomal protein L11 methyltransferase → MRIILRLGLAGLLLAASAPAQDKGEKLAPYYPTPETVVEHMLKLGGLKPGEKMYDLGSGDGRIVIMAADRFKANAVGVEFDEDLVKQSTARIRALGLEKRARIIHGDLLQQDYSDADLITIYLLPSAVEKVRPLLEKQLRKGARVVAHDFGVPGWIPVKEEHIEDDGEGRAHTLYLYVR, encoded by the coding sequence ATGAGGATCATCTTGAGGCTGGGGCTCGCCGGCCTGCTGCTTGCTGCCTCCGCACCCGCGCAGGACAAGGGCGAAAAACTGGCGCCCTACTATCCGACGCCGGAGACCGTGGTCGAGCACATGCTCAAACTCGGCGGTCTGAAGCCGGGCGAAAAGATGTATGACCTCGGCTCCGGGGATGGCCGCATCGTCATCATGGCGGCAGACCGCTTCAAGGCCAACGCCGTGGGGGTGGAATTCGACGAGGACCTGGTGAAGCAGTCCACCGCCCGCATCCGCGCCCTCGGGCTCGAAAAACGCGCCCGCATCATCCACGGCGATCTCCTCCAGCAGGACTATTCCGACGCCGACCTGATCACCATCTACCTGCTGCCTTCCGCGGTGGAGAAGGTGCGCCCGTTGCTCGAAAAACAGCTTCGCAAGGGCGCCCGCGTGGTGGCGCACGATTTCGGCGTTCCCGGCTGGATCCCCGTCAAGGAAGAGCACATCGAAGACGACGGCGAAGGCCGGGCCCACACGCTCTATCTGTATGTGAGGTAG